From a region of the Thermovirga sp. genome:
- a CDS encoding bifunctional ADP-dependent NAD(P)H-hydrate dehydratase/NAD(P)H-hydrate epimerase — MFLYDAEDIRQADWKVVDQLGMPPVILMENAGRGVADAVKWKFPSISRILIACGGGNNGGDGLVAARYLLKEGFVVSILLAVSE, encoded by the coding sequence ATAAGACAGGCTGACTGGAAGGTTGTGGATCAACTTGGAATGCCCCCTGTCATTCTCATGGAAAACGCCGGTAGGGGCGTGGCCGATGCCGTTAAATGGAAGTTCCCCTCTATTTCACGGATATTGATTGCCTGCGGTGGAGGGAACAACGGCGGTGACGGGCTGGTTGCCGCCAGGTATCTTCTTAAAGAAGGGTTTGTTGTTTCGATTCTCCTTGCCGTTTCGGAA